One window of the Osmerus mordax isolate fOsmMor3 chromosome 2, fOsmMor3.pri, whole genome shotgun sequence genome contains the following:
- the LOC136960595 gene encoding uncharacterized protein, with translation MAWYINTTLYTTGKPSWMDFSNTSRQQSVTLHDGKYIICEQDCVLPTALPQRICSCDTADAAVSVGRSIILVCINGRYDLHVPVLTCKHCNQKWAPEVSDFVKSGYWPATMQAQTLFHQDLFHSFEAMKTAAPGMSRQAFTAMLDQRTKQYGRTGKVNADAFQRSFLQFVYCNYEENQLLGKEPLVCLACSPEMVAVSVDGNRKLYRFQKTNQSEEPGFFDGVFLARDSEVSSFVEEVRGTVKFPGHCQV, from the exons ATGGCTTGGTACATAAACACCACACTCTACACAACAGGCAAACCATCATGGATGGATTTTTCAAATACATCCCGCCAACAGTCTGTGACACTCCATGATGGAAAATACATCATTTGTGAACAAG ATTGTGTTCTGCCAACAGCTCTACCTCAAAGGATATGCTCCTGTGACACCGCTGATGCAGCAGTCTCTGTTGGTAGATCCATCATACTGGTTTGCATAAATG GCCGTTATGATCTTCACGTTCCGGTGCTAACATGCAAACATTGCAACCAGAAATGGGCTCCAGAAGTCAGTGACTTTGTAAAGAGTGGTTACTGGCCCGCTACCATGCAGGCACAGACACTGTTCCACCAAGATCTCTTCCATTCCTTTGAGGCTATGAAGACAGCAGCTCCAGGAATGTCCAGACAAGCCTTTACAGCAATGTTGGACCAGAGAACAAAGCAATATGGAAGA ACTGGCAAAGTGAATGCAGATGCATTTCAGAGAAGTTTTCTGCAATTTGTGTACTGCAACTATGAAGAGAACCAACTTCTTGGAAAGGAGCCATTGGTCTGTCTAGCCTGTAGCCCTGAAATGGTGGCTGTTTCTGTGGATGGCAACAGAAAGTTGTACAGGTTCCAGAAAACAAACCA GAGTGAAGAGCCAGGGTTCTTCGATGGAGTGTTTTTAGCCCGAGACTCTGAGGTGTCCAGTTTTGTTGAGGAGGTCCGGGGAACTGTCAAGTTCCCCGGACACTGTCAAGTGTAA